The genomic segment GATAGAGACACATCTTCTCTGCGCGCCTCATCTTCTAAATTCCATAATTCTAAATTCTTTTTAGTAAGCCCATTAATAGCCTTTGATACAGAGTCAATATTGCCGATTTTACCTATAAGATGAGGTTTATTATAAAGCTTGAGCTTCTCATCTCTTAACACAACTCTTCCTTTTGATGCCTCCGCAATAAATTCCTCTATCTCTTTAAGTAGAAACTTTTTTTGTTTTCTCAGCATCTCGATCTTAGTTTTAAGCTGACATTTAGAAAATTTCGCCTTTTTAGACTGAAGCATCCTCTTAATATAAAATTCCCTTATTGATTTAATTGTAAGCTTATCTATTAAGCTTCCCAATGTTTCTGCCATAATGCCTCCTATTTTTCAGATTTTTGGACTCTTCTTTTCATCTTCCTAACCTTAACAATTACTATCAGCGTTTCTAAAACCTGCTCATCGTGATATCGACGCAGCTTAGTAACTTACAAATCGAGCTTCTGCTTTACTAGTTCTAAGACATCCTCTACGCTAATACCTTCCATACATGCGCTGAACCAAGACTTCCCTTTACATGGGAACAGCTTAAAACCAGGATAACAAGGCATGCAATCAAATTTTTCTTTAGAAGCAATTACATTATGGTGATGAAAATAAGGATAAAAACGGCTGGCAGGAGTTGCACCATAGAGTCCAATTGTCTCAATTCCCATACAGCTAGCCAGATGCAGAAGACTAGAATCAGGTCCGATAAAAAGATTACACCGCTTGATTAGAGCCATAGCCTGTCTCAGAGTAGTTTTGTCAGCTGATATAATTTCAGACGAGATATTCTTTAATACCATCTGGCTAAAGGAATCATTACTACTCTTGCTAAGATTAATTATCTTAATACCATATTGACTTTTAAGTATAGCTGCTAGCTCATTCCACTTATCAATCGGCCAGCTTTTTAAAGACCAAGCAGCTATAGGAAGGATTCCTATAAGTCTATCTTTAGAACTTATACCTTCCCTTGCTAAAAAAGCATCAACAAAATTATTCTCTTTTTCGCCTAAGGCAAAACTGAATATCTCTTTTTGAGCATCTATACCGTGGAATTGCAAGAACTCTAGATAAGTATCAACGATATGAATTTTATTCTCCGAAGGCTTGCAGTCCAAATATCCCCTCACACTCCAAACGCAAGGAATACCCAGAAATTTATGCATAAGTGTACTGTTAAGAACAATGACTAGATCTA from the Candidatus Kaelpia aquatica genome contains:
- a CDS encoding DUF4254 domain-containing protein — protein: MAETLGSLIDKLTIKSIREFYIKRMLQSKKAKFSKCQLKTKIEMLRKQKKFLLKEIEEFIAEASKGRVVLRDEKLKLYNKPHLIGKIGNIDSVSKAINGLTKKNLELWNLEDEARREDVSLSYIGSIKKKIDVTNQQRNDLIDRTDDLFDQKLKNLK
- a CDS encoding glycosyltransferase family 9 protein, which translates into the protein MSNRTIKDQNRAFKNILIIGHSNIGDTCYDLVVIDPLRRRFPQAKISFLTSSRVDNIVRGYKGLDKVFTFDKHGKDRGVIGRLRLIIVLIKKRLDLVIVLNSTLMHKFLGIPCVWSVRGYLDCKPSENKIHIVDTYLEFLQFHGIDAQKEIFSFALGEKENNFVDAFLAREGISSKDRLIGILPIAAWSLKSWPIDKWNELAAILKSQYGIKIINLSKSSNDSFSQMVLKNISSEIISADKTTLRQAMALIKRCNLFIGPDSSLLHLASCMGIETIGLYGATPASRFYPYFHHHNVIASKEKFDCMPCYPGFKLFPCKGKSWFSACMEGISVEDVLELVKQKLDL